Below is a window of Halobaculum lipolyticum DNA.
AGGCTCCCGCGGTCGACGTCGGCGAGCAGGCCGAGCGCGAGGAGGATCATCGGCGTCGACAGCGCCCACGTGAGGTACCGCCCCCACTGGCTGAGTACCTCCTGTCCGCCGAGCGGGTGGCCCGCGGGCATCTCGATCAGGCCGACGGTCAGGCCGGACGCGAGCGCCGTGTAGCTCGACAGGGAGATGAGCGGGATCATGAGCGTCGCAGCCCAGATCAGCTTCGCCCGCGGCGAGGAGACGCCCCGCGCCATGGACACGAACAGGAGCGTCGACAGGCCGGCCAACGCGATGTTGACCCACAGCGACGAACTGAGCAGCACGTCGTCGCGGATCTGTGCGAAGACCTCCGACTGGGTCGCCTGGAGCAGCGTCGTTGCCGTCGTCGTACCGAACGCGGGTGGCATACGCGATCGCTACGGGCGGAAGTGACATGAATCCAACCGGATCGGCGAGTCGCGACGGCGGGGGGGTGGCGGTCCGGAGTCGAGCTATCGCATCGTGACGACCGTGAGGAACACCAACGCGACGAACTGGAGCGCCCGCATCGCCAGCACCGTCGACTGCGCGAGCGTCGAGCCGGCGTACAGCATCCCCATGTCGAAGAAGAAGAACAGCGCGACGAGGTTCTCGACGAGCAGGACGACGGCGAAGCCGATCAGCCCCAGCGTCAGCGGGGTGCGGAAGGTGAGGTAGTTGCGTCCCCAGACGGCCAGCAGGGCCAACAGGAGGACGACGTTCAGCCCGGAGAGGGCGGCCGCGACGGTCAACAGGTCGGTCATCTGAGCCATGGTGAGGTCACTCGGTCGTGTCGTGTGGGTCGGCGTCGGCCGGGTCGGTCGCCTCGAGCGGTTCCATCCGGTCGGTGATGCGCTCGAAGGCGTCGCGGTGGCGCTCGAAGCGGTCGGTGAGGAAGTACAGCTTCCCGTAGTCGTCGCCGCCCGCCTCGACGACGTCGTGGTCGACGAGCATGTCGAGGTGGTGGCGGACGGTGTTGTAGTCGACGTCCAGTTCGGCGGCGAGACGGTTGGCGTTGCGCGGCTGCTCGTCGAGCAGCCGGACGATCCGGACGCGGTTGGCGCCGCCGCGCGTGCCGGTCAACAGGTACCACAACGCCTTCTCCATCCTGACTCTCGGAGTATCTCCGTGGAAGCGGGGTAAATCGTTCGCAGTCGCCGACACGGGAGCGACCGCCCGAGTTGGAGCCGACACGACGACGCCGGTCACGCCCGGACGGTCCGCGACACCCAGCCGGACGGCCCGTTCGGGAACGCGTTGCGCTCGTCTTCGGGCTGGAGCGTGCCGGTGCCGTCGGTCGCGCGGACGACCACCTCGTGGTCGGTGCCGGGCGCGTCGTACCGGTGGACCCACTGGCGCCACACGTCGTCGCCGGGGAGCGGCTCCGACAGCTCGGCGTCGGTCCAGGTGTCGCCGCCGTCGACGGACACCTCGACGCGGTCGACCCCGCGGGTGCCGGCGTACGCGTGGCCGCCGACTTCGATCCGGCCGTCGTCGAGGCGGTTGACCGCGTGGAGCTTCGCGACCGTGTT
It encodes the following:
- a CDS encoding winged helix-turn-helix domain-containing protein, with translation MEKALWYLLTGTRGGANRVRIVRLLDEQPRNANRLAAELDVDYNTVRHHLDMLVDHDVVEAGGDDYGKLYFLTDRFERHRDAFERITDRMEPLEATDPADADPHDTTE